One window of the Daphnia pulex isolate KAP4 chromosome 8, ASM2113471v1 genome contains the following:
- the LOC124200664 gene encoding all-trans-retinol 13,14-reductase-like isoform X1 yields MLFNVAPLLDGRNQAGVILAVFLGYYIKRRFFTSKKRSIKWKNPFAQDSRSPLTPLVTEQEKRDEILKKAFTKQLATEHQWDAIVIGSGMGGLSSAALLSKAGLKVLVLEKHGKCGGACHIFKAEGYEFDVGIHYVGNLTRHTLNKTLLDQISDGQIQWALLENNFDRVIVDAMSPTQREYNIPSGRGVWKNQLIEQFPEEQKAIETFFSMVNKVTRQTKAWVMVKVIPIWLVKLISLFGLPRFLSDFYALGGRTLKDVIESLTKNKDLQLLFAYSWGTYGEPPNRSSFALQALLHAHYEDGATYPIGGASEIPYRIVPVIERAGGRVLMKAPVSQILTEDGRVTGVRVGNKESSAVDIFAPIVISDAGIHNTLMDLLPENIAKTSPAWPLTSAMKPGIGCLSVFIGLRGTAEELGLKAENLWVFTDSSLEDGFNNIFDGRTLDDVLYKPYPAFFVGFPSAKDPSWESRYPGRSTITVVSFAPYSWFAQWSDLTVKKRGDEYDSLKNAIGQQIIDQITHLYPDLKNAIDYFSVGTPITNEHYLNAKEGAIYGLEHGVERFSPKQASLLRPETGIEGLFLSGQDVMCSGLVSAMLSGLLCASSVLKTNLFNDLILLHKKVKAAAAAAATAQSQRSKED; encoded by the exons ATGCTATTTAACGTGGCACCGCTATTGGACGGCAGAAACCAAGCTGGGGTTATTCTAGCCGTTTTCTTGGGTTATTACATCAAGCGACGTTTCTTCACATCCAAAAAGCGCTCTATTAAATGGAAGAACCCCTTTGCTCAAGACTCTAGGTCCCCCTTGACTCCACTGGTTACTGAACAAGAGAAACGTGATGAAATCTTGAAGAAAG ccTTTACCAAACAGCTTGCCACTGAACACCAATGGGATGCTATAGTTATTGGAAGTGGCATGGGAG GTCTCTCCAGTGCAGCCCTGCTCAGTAAAGCAGGTCTTAAAGTCTTGGTTCTTGAGAAGCACGGCAAATGTGGTGGCGCTTGTCACATCTTTAAAGCAGAAGGCTATGAGTTTGATGTTGGAATTCACTATGTTGGGAATCTTACCCGTCACACCCTTAATAAAACTTTGTTGGATCAAATTAGCGATGGACAAATCCAGTGGGCTCTACTTG AAAACAATTTCGACCGTGTGATTGTCGATGCCATGTCTCCAACGCAACGCGAATACAATATTCCGTCCGGTCGTGGTGTTTGGAAAAATCAGCTGATTGAGCAATTTCCCGAAGAGCAAAAAGCCatcgaaacttttttctcaATGGTCAACAAAGTGACCCGTCAAACCAAAGCCTGGGTTATGGTCAAAGTGATTCCCATCTGGCTGGTCAAATTGATAAGCCTGTTTGGCTTACCGCGTTTTTTGAGCGACTTTTATGCCCTGGGTGGCCGTACACTCAAAGACGTCATTGAG AGCTTAACGAAGAACAAGGATCTACAGCTTCTATTCGCCTACAGCTGGGGAACCTATGGCG AGCCACCGAACCGCAGCAGCTTTGCCCTGCAAGCTCTACTTCACGCTCACTATGAAGAcg GGGCTACGTATCCGATCGGAGGAGCTTCAGAAATCCCATATCGAATTGTTCCGGTCATTGAACGGGCGGGAGGTCGCGTCCTGATGAAAGCCCCAGTCTCCCAGATTCTCACAGAAGATGGGAGGGTGACGGGTGTTCGTGTGGGCAACAAGGAGAGTTCCGCAGTCGATATCTTCGCCCCCATAGTCATTTCTGATGCAG GCATCCACAACACTCTTATGGACTTGCTTCCGGAAAACATTGCCAAAACGTCTCCCGCTTGGCCTTTAACCAGTGCAATGAAACCAGGAATCGGTTGCTTGAGCGTTTTTATAGGACTTCGGGGTACGGCTGAAGAATTGGGCCTCAAAGCCGAAAATCTCTGGGTCTTTACCGACTCTAGCCTTGAAGAT GGATTTAACAACATTTTCGATGGTAGAACCCTGGATGATGTGCTCTACAAGCCTTATCCAGCCTTTTTCGTAGGGTTCCCTTCTGCCAAAGACCCTTCGTGGGAGAGTCGCTATCCAG GCCGCAGTACCATCACGGTCGTGTCGTTCGCCCCGTACTCTTGGTTTGCTCAATGGTCGGATTTGACGGTTAAGAAGAGGGGCGATGAGTACGATTCGCTGAAAAATGCCATCGGTCAACAAATCATCGATCAAATTACTCATCTCTACCCCGACCTGAAG AATGCCATCGATTATTTTAGCGTTGGGACTCCAATTACTAATGAGCACTACCTTAACGCCAAAGAAGGTGCCATTTACGGCCTGGAACACGGCGTCGAGCGTTTCAGCCCGAAACAGGCGTCACTGTTGCGTCCCGAAACCGGCATCGAAG GATTGTTTCTCAGCGGGCAGGACGTGATGTGTTCCGGTTTGGTGTCTGCAATGCTGAGCGGCCTTCTCTGTGCCAGCTCCGTCTTGAAAACTAATCTTTTCAATGACCTCATTCTATTGCACAAGAAAGTGaaggccgccgccgctgccgccgccacgGCTCAAAGCCAACGCAGTAAGGAAGACTAA
- the LOC124200664 gene encoding all-trans-retinol 13,14-reductase-like isoform X2, producing MLFNVAPLLDGRNQAGVILAVFLGYYIKRRFFTSKKRSIKWKNPFAQDSRSPLTPLVTEQEKRDEILKKAFTKQLATEHQWDAIVIGSGMGGLSSAALLSKAGLKVLVLEKHGKCGGACHIFKAEGYEFDVGIHYVGNLTRHTLNKTLLDQISDGQIQWALLENNFDRVIVDAMSPTQREYNIPSGRGVWKNQLIEQFPEEQKAIETFFSMVNKVTRQTKAWVMVKVIPIWLVKLISLFGLPRFLSDFYALGGRTLKDVIESLTKNKDLQLLFAYSWGTYGEPPNRSSFALQALLHAHYEDGATYPIGGASEIPYRIVPVIERAGGRVLMKAPVSQILTEDGRVTGVRVGNKESSAVDIFAPIVISDAGIHNTLMDLLPENIAKTSPAWPLTSAMKPGIGCLSVFIGLRGTAEELGLKAENLWVFTDSSLEDGFNNIFDGRTLDDVLYKPYPAFFVGFPSAKDPSWESRYPGRSTITVVSFAPYSWFAQWSDLTVKKRGDEYDSLKNAIGQQIIDQITHLYPDLKNAIDYFSVGTPITNEHYLNAKEGAIYGLEHGVERFSPKQASLLRPETGIEDVVAILLRLTRVLISFNNH from the exons ATGCTATTTAACGTGGCACCGCTATTGGACGGCAGAAACCAAGCTGGGGTTATTCTAGCCGTTTTCTTGGGTTATTACATCAAGCGACGTTTCTTCACATCCAAAAAGCGCTCTATTAAATGGAAGAACCCCTTTGCTCAAGACTCTAGGTCCCCCTTGACTCCACTGGTTACTGAACAAGAGAAACGTGATGAAATCTTGAAGAAAG ccTTTACCAAACAGCTTGCCACTGAACACCAATGGGATGCTATAGTTATTGGAAGTGGCATGGGAG GTCTCTCCAGTGCAGCCCTGCTCAGTAAAGCAGGTCTTAAAGTCTTGGTTCTTGAGAAGCACGGCAAATGTGGTGGCGCTTGTCACATCTTTAAAGCAGAAGGCTATGAGTTTGATGTTGGAATTCACTATGTTGGGAATCTTACCCGTCACACCCTTAATAAAACTTTGTTGGATCAAATTAGCGATGGACAAATCCAGTGGGCTCTACTTG AAAACAATTTCGACCGTGTGATTGTCGATGCCATGTCTCCAACGCAACGCGAATACAATATTCCGTCCGGTCGTGGTGTTTGGAAAAATCAGCTGATTGAGCAATTTCCCGAAGAGCAAAAAGCCatcgaaacttttttctcaATGGTCAACAAAGTGACCCGTCAAACCAAAGCCTGGGTTATGGTCAAAGTGATTCCCATCTGGCTGGTCAAATTGATAAGCCTGTTTGGCTTACCGCGTTTTTTGAGCGACTTTTATGCCCTGGGTGGCCGTACACTCAAAGACGTCATTGAG AGCTTAACGAAGAACAAGGATCTACAGCTTCTATTCGCCTACAGCTGGGGAACCTATGGCG AGCCACCGAACCGCAGCAGCTTTGCCCTGCAAGCTCTACTTCACGCTCACTATGAAGAcg GGGCTACGTATCCGATCGGAGGAGCTTCAGAAATCCCATATCGAATTGTTCCGGTCATTGAACGGGCGGGAGGTCGCGTCCTGATGAAAGCCCCAGTCTCCCAGATTCTCACAGAAGATGGGAGGGTGACGGGTGTTCGTGTGGGCAACAAGGAGAGTTCCGCAGTCGATATCTTCGCCCCCATAGTCATTTCTGATGCAG GCATCCACAACACTCTTATGGACTTGCTTCCGGAAAACATTGCCAAAACGTCTCCCGCTTGGCCTTTAACCAGTGCAATGAAACCAGGAATCGGTTGCTTGAGCGTTTTTATAGGACTTCGGGGTACGGCTGAAGAATTGGGCCTCAAAGCCGAAAATCTCTGGGTCTTTACCGACTCTAGCCTTGAAGAT GGATTTAACAACATTTTCGATGGTAGAACCCTGGATGATGTGCTCTACAAGCCTTATCCAGCCTTTTTCGTAGGGTTCCCTTCTGCCAAAGACCCTTCGTGGGAGAGTCGCTATCCAG GCCGCAGTACCATCACGGTCGTGTCGTTCGCCCCGTACTCTTGGTTTGCTCAATGGTCGGATTTGACGGTTAAGAAGAGGGGCGATGAGTACGATTCGCTGAAAAATGCCATCGGTCAACAAATCATCGATCAAATTACTCATCTCTACCCCGACCTGAAG AATGCCATCGATTATTTTAGCGTTGGGACTCCAATTACTAATGAGCACTACCTTAACGCCAAAGAAGGTGCCATTTACGGCCTGGAACACGGCGTCGAGCGTTTCAGCCCGAAACAGGCGTCACTGTTGCGTCCCGAAACCGGCATCGAAG ACGTTGTCGCCATATTATTACGACTGACTCGAGTGCTCATTTCTTTCAACAACCACTAA